A single genomic interval of Primulina huaijiensis isolate GDHJ02 chromosome 7, ASM1229523v2, whole genome shotgun sequence harbors:
- the LOC140981683 gene encoding putative disease resistance protein RGA4 translates to MADAALLMLLSRLAPKLEKVVREEARLALNPNNEAQKLSSKLKKIQQVLMDAEQKAIVDPKVRSWLDKLQDISYDIEEVLDKWDLYNLKQESGDASESSHQLHKKVSSFLQSGFYRFKQSVVRHPVARNIHKLNKRLDLISKENEDEFKFIPNLSRETQEFRRIICTSIVDVSKVHGRDDDLKLLIKKLLPERGSVLEDDIHIVSIVGAGGMGKTTLAQLAFNDNTMKDHFGIKIWVCVSHPFDEIKIAKAILEAIDRKSPNLSQFESLLQSIKDSISGKRFLLVLDDVWTEDDTMWKPLHITLMENGAPGSRILVTTRNRKVAKIMGSTQMQLLDPLSDPHCWSILSQIAFHGRQEGDCEMLKEIGQEMAQKCKGMPLAAKTLGGLLRFKSSPQEWKNVLKSKVWEMDEVRTNIFPFIALSYNELHPAVKRCFSYCAIFPKDFLINVDDLIRIWMAHGFLTSSGIVGEMELKGREYFEDLAMRSFFQDFEFDVSVGDNRVEWCKMHDLVHDFAQSLTNNEFLIAQNDVETQNGVWDKNIRHFNLLKFEAKISMDLFSHIQTRKLCSFMCTENEIPLFLFSHLKRVKLLNLNDCKLKDVPMEIGDLIHVRYLNLGRNSIEKLPESICDLYNLQTLNLTNCRSLHGLPQGIQKLVNLRHLLVEGTPSRFTERSQNGRWNKNRRYIHKTVASSDSSKQNRRELRSGSVPALYHRFPPLYPLFRYIKRRYKPSTYTPRNLVKVVDVPVPERPFRPFRSRFGEALEFFGLSTVATSKPPSAFPKLMHFSIQYCKMLEEWDDIGDEEEDETIVSILPCLQRLEIFLCWQLKVLPHRLLRKAASFLQILTIGNCPYLLERYSEARGGEDWDKIAHIQNVYIR, encoded by the exons ATGGCTGATGCTGCTCTTTTGATGTTGTTGAGTCGATTGGCTCCAAAACTAGAGAAGGTAGTCCGGGAAGAGGCTCGCCTGGCGCTCAATCCCAACAACGAGGCTCAAAAGCTATCCTCTAAGTTGAAGAAAATCCAGCAAGTGCTGATGGATGCAGAACAAAAGGCGATCGTGGATCCTAAAGTCAGAAGTTGGCTAGATAAGCTTCAAGATATTTCCTACGACATCGAAGAGGTTTTGGACAAATGGGATCTCTACAATCTCAAACAAGAATCCGGGGATGCTTCTGAGTCATCTCATCAACTTCACAAGAAGGTGAGTTCCTTTCTCCAATCTGGTTTTTACCGTTTCAAACAAAGTGTTGTGCGTCATCCCGTTGCTCGAAATATTCACAAACTGAATAAGCGACTAGATTTGATTTCTAAAGAAAATGAGGATGAATTCAAATTCATTCCTAATTTGAGCCGTGAGACTCAGGAATTTCGGCGAATTATATGTACGTCAATTGTGGATGTTTCTAAAGTACATGGAAGAGATGATGATCTGAAATTACTGATCAAGAAATTATTGCCTGAGAGGGGTAGTGTGCTAGAAGATGACATCCACATTGTATCCATAGTAGGGGCAGGAGGGATGGGAAAAACCACTCTGGCTCAACTTGCGTTTAATGACAATACGATGAAGGATCACTTTGGAATCAAGATATGGGTATGCGTCTCTCATCCTTTTGATGAGATCAAGATTGCAAAAGCAATCTTGGAAGCCATAGACCGGAAATCTCCTAACCTGTCTCAGTTTGAATcattgcttcaaagtatcaaggATTCCATCTCAGGGAAAAGATTCCTTCTTGTCTTAGATGATGTTTGGACAGAGGATGACACCATGTGGAAACCACTGCATATCACTTTGATGGAGAATGGTGCCCCTGGGAGTAGAATTTTGGTCACTACAAGAAATAGAAAGGTTGCGAAGATAATGGGAAGCACTCAAATGCAATTGTTGGATCCGTTATCAGATCCGCATTGCTGGTCAATATTGAGCCAAATTGCCTTTCATGGAAGACAAGAAGGTGACTGTGAGATGCTTAAAGAAATCGGTCAGGAGATGGCCCAAAAATGCAAGGGTATGCCATTGGCTGCAAAGACTTTAGGAGGTCTTTTGCGTTTCAAAAGTAGTCCTCAAGAGTGGAAAAATGTGTTGAAGAGTAAGGTGTGGGAAATGGATGAAGTAAGGACAAATATTTTCCCTTTCATTGCATTGAGCTACAACGAGTTACACCCTGCAGTAAAACGTTGTTTCTCTTACTGTGCCATTTTCCCCAAGGATTTCCTCATAAATGTAGATGACTTGATAAGGATTTGGATGGCGCATGGGTTTCTCACCTCAAGTGGCATTGTGGGTGAGATGGAGCTGAAAGGGCGAGAGTATTTTGAGGATTTAGCAATGCGTTCATTCTTTCAAGATTTTGAGTTTGATGTCTCGGTTGGAGATAATCGTGTAGAATGGTGTAAAATGCACGACCTTGTGCACGATTTTGCCCAATCCTTGACCAATAATGAATTTCTAATAGCCCAAAATGATGTTGAAACGCAGAATGGAGTGTGGGACAAAAATATCCGTCATTTTAACTTGCTGAAGTTTGAAGCGAAGATCAGCATGGATCTATTTTCGcatattcaaacaagaaaacTGTGCAGTTTTATGTGCACAGAAAATGAGATTCCTCTGTTCTTATTTAGCCATTTGAAAAGAGTCAAGTTGCTAAATTTAAATGATTGCAAGTTGAAAGACGTTCCTATGGAAATTGGAGATTTAATTCACGTAAGATACTTGAATCTTGGTCGAAATTCGATAGAGAAGCTTCCAGAGTCCATATGTGATTTGTATAATCTGCAAACTTTGAACCTTACGAACTGTAGGTCTCTCCATGGACTTCCTCAAGGAATCCAAAAACTTGTGAACTTGAGGCATCTATTGGTTGAAGGAACTCCATCACGATTCACGGAACGGTCGCAGAACgg ACGGTggaataaaaaccgtcgctacatacataaaactgtcgctagtagcgacAGTTCAAAACAAAACCGTCGCGAATTGCGTTCCGGTTCCGTTCCAGCGTTATATCACCGTTTTCCACCGTTATATCCCCTTTTTCGGTATATAAAACGCCGATACAAGCCATCAACCTACACACCCCGGAACCTCGTCAAGGTTGTTGACGTTCCGGTTCCGGAACGCCCGTTCCGACCGTTCCGTTCCCGTTTCGGCGAGGCCCTCGAGTTCTTCGGACTAAGCACCGTAGCAACAAGCAAACCACCATCAGCATTCCCTAAATTGATGCATTTTTCCATACAATATTGTAAGATGTTGGAAGAGTGGGATGATATCGGAgacgaagaagaagatgaaaccATTGTCTCCATACTTCCATGCCTCCAGCGGTTGGAGATTTTTTTATGTTGGCAACTCAAGGTACTACCACATCGACTTCTTCGCAAGGCCGCGTCGTTCCTTCAAATTTTAACCATCGGAAATTGTCCATACCTGCTCGAGAGGTACAGTGAAGCAAGAGGAGGAGAAGACTGGGATAAAATAGCACACATTCAAAATGTTTACATAAGATGA